In Desulfovibrio sp. Fe33, one DNA window encodes the following:
- a CDS encoding ArsR/SmtB family transcription factor, translating into MSNVACSDTEQHAKNVSAARDSMLSEREFLFLAELFKALGDYTRVRILYALSLGELCVCALAEVLDMSQSAISHQLRLLRAAKLVRYRKEGKNVFYSLDDDHVRNLVSQGLDHIKEEA; encoded by the coding sequence ATGTCGAACGTAGCTTGCAGCGATACCGAACAGCACGCTAAAAACGTGTCCGCCGCCCGTGATTCCATGCTTTCGGAGCGGGAGTTCCTGTTTTTGGCAGAACTTTTCAAGGCCTTGGGCGATTACACCCGGGTTCGAATTTTGTATGCCTTGTCCCTCGGCGAGTTGTGCGTCTGCGCCCTGGCCGAGGTCCTGGATATGTCCCAGTCGGCCATATCCCATCAGTTGCGGCTGCTCCGGGCCGCCAAGCTGGTGCGCTACCGCAAGGAAGGCAAGAACGTCTTTTATTCCCTGGACGACGACCATGTGCGCAATCTGGTCTCCCAGGGATTGGATCACATCAAGGAAGAGGCGTAG
- a CDS encoding NAD-glutamate dehydrogenase domain-containing protein, whose product MNTETHDDPAKVRKKLLKTLEGSAAELVPWFYGNMPEYYFQTHSEDEQVRHLMALVSGMVRKERQALALHSPCGSRVTHISHGGDMDTLGRVLDQYRDKDIQHARLYSSRDDSLRLDTFVLAPQPACAADNATVKDVLERAKAGEMGLAAADLNGFERFLGWVSDDYMEKFEPGRAVRHFKTCGCLENQERVQVQLEKDVRPGFDRVGVAMVQPPKKGLLHTVVNVFGREGVPVDRAYADEFERPGQSAISIMSFYLDRKRIDLNEGDERWLRLKRQLEMCKWFAPHGLEALAYDDGWELGQVMLMQAAGEFAHQFLIRKDLHAYTSSRIVYALLKHRAVTRLLMRYFEVRFDPAFAGDRAAAMREQRELVRSAIRDVDNSIHRDILTYVYKFFRYTLRTNYYLEHKLGLSFRLDPLILAPLPRKERPFGVYCFHGPYSWAFHVRYRDMARGGVRVVRTWSQEQFEVESNRLLDEVTKLARAQQFKNKDIPEGGSKAVILLGPDGDIDLAVKSMVDSFLDLLVAPEGSNGFVQPGIVDYLGREEIIFLGPDENITPEHIQWMADRAARRGYKWPSAFMSSKPGAGIPHKKYGVTSEGVIVFAEELLRTLGIDPANEPFSVKITGGPAGDVASNVMRILIREFGGNAKIVAMTDGHGAVYDPEGMNHGELLRLMDNNLKAADFSRAELRGEGAFVVSTAEPEGTRIRNTLHNTAVADIFIPSGGRPDTMNMSNWKEFLQKDGTPSARGIVEGANIFISPDARAMLERAGVLAVPGPSANKTGVICSSYEILAGLVLSEEEFIGIKEQYIAQLLVILRQRARSEAHLLMREYKLAGGERTITQLSYALSESINSLADHVDAVLKESVERVADDPALVEVLLAYCPAVLAERYRDRLVNDLPRAHQLALLASFLSAKMLYQEGLGWADRLVSLRDVREVVLGYLAQEKIVAGLMAEVRASGLEHAELLDRILDRAARKVLTLDSLGLG is encoded by the coding sequence ATGAATACCGAGACTCACGACGATCCGGCGAAGGTCAGGAAGAAGCTTCTGAAAACCCTGGAAGGCTCGGCCGCCGAACTGGTGCCCTGGTTTTACGGCAATATGCCCGAGTACTATTTCCAGACCCACAGCGAAGACGAACAGGTCAGGCATCTGATGGCGCTCGTCTCGGGCATGGTCCGCAAGGAAAGACAGGCCCTCGCTCTGCACAGCCCGTGTGGTTCGCGGGTGACGCATATATCCCATGGCGGAGACATGGACACGCTCGGCCGGGTGCTCGATCAGTACAGGGACAAGGACATTCAGCACGCGCGTCTCTATTCCAGCCGGGACGATTCCCTCAGGCTGGATACCTTTGTCCTCGCGCCGCAGCCTGCCTGCGCGGCGGACAACGCCACGGTGAAGGATGTCCTGGAAAGGGCGAAGGCCGGGGAAATGGGGCTCGCCGCCGCCGACCTGAACGGTTTCGAGCGGTTCCTGGGCTGGGTCAGCGACGATTACATGGAGAAGTTCGAGCCGGGCCGCGCCGTGCGTCACTTCAAGACCTGCGGCTGCCTGGAGAATCAGGAACGGGTGCAGGTTCAGCTTGAAAAGGACGTGCGCCCCGGTTTCGACCGCGTCGGCGTGGCCATGGTCCAGCCGCCCAAGAAGGGGCTGCTGCATACGGTGGTCAACGTTTTCGGGCGGGAAGGGGTGCCCGTGGACAGGGCGTATGCCGACGAGTTCGAGCGACCGGGCCAGTCCGCCATTTCCATCATGAGCTTTTATCTCGACAGGAAGCGTATCGACCTCAACGAGGGAGACGAGCGGTGGTTGCGGCTCAAACGTCAGCTTGAGATGTGCAAGTGGTTCGCGCCGCACGGCCTGGAGGCTCTGGCGTACGACGACGGCTGGGAGCTGGGACAGGTCATGCTCATGCAGGCCGCCGGGGAGTTCGCCCACCAGTTCCTCATTCGCAAGGATCTCCATGCCTACACTTCGTCGCGCATCGTTTACGCCCTCCTCAAGCATCGGGCGGTCACCCGTCTGCTCATGCGGTATTTCGAGGTCCGTTTCGATCCGGCCTTCGCCGGAGACCGCGCCGCCGCCATGCGCGAGCAGCGTGAGCTGGTGCGTTCGGCAATCAGGGATGTGGACAACTCCATTCATCGCGACATCCTGACTTATGTTTATAAATTCTTCCGCTATACCCTGCGGACCAACTATTATCTTGAGCACAAGCTCGGATTGAGCTTCCGTCTCGATCCGTTGATTCTGGCTCCGCTGCCAAGGAAGGAGCGTCCCTTCGGCGTGTATTGCTTCCACGGTCCGTACAGCTGGGCCTTCCATGTGCGCTATCGCGACATGGCCCGGGGCGGAGTCCGCGTGGTTCGCACATGGAGCCAGGAGCAGTTCGAGGTGGAGTCCAACCGTCTGCTCGACGAAGTCACCAAGCTGGCGCGCGCCCAGCAGTTCAAGAACAAGGACATTCCGGAGGGCGGTTCCAAGGCGGTCATCCTGCTCGGACCCGATGGCGACATCGACCTGGCGGTCAAGTCCATGGTCGACTCCTTCCTGGACCTGCTCGTCGCGCCCGAGGGGAGCAACGGCTTTGTCCAACCCGGCATCGTAGACTATCTGGGCCGCGAGGAGATCATTTTCCTCGGCCCGGACGAGAACATCACCCCGGAGCACATCCAGTGGATGGCCGACAGGGCCGCCCGGCGCGGCTACAAGTGGCCCAGTGCCTTCATGAGCTCCAAACCCGGCGCGGGCATTCCCCACAAGAAGTACGGCGTCACATCCGAAGGGGTCATCGTCTTCGCCGAGGAGTTGTTGCGCACGCTCGGCATCGACCCGGCGAACGAACCGTTCTCGGTCAAGATCACCGGCGGACCGGCCGGTGACGTGGCCTCCAACGTCATGCGCATCCTTATTCGGGAGTTCGGCGGGAACGCGAAGATCGTCGCCATGACCGACGGCCACGGCGCGGTGTATGATCCAGAGGGCATGAACCACGGCGAACTGCTCAGGCTCATGGACAACAATCTCAAGGCCGCCGATTTCAGCCGTGCGGAGCTCAGGGGCGAAGGGGCCTTCGTGGTCTCCACGGCGGAGCCGGAAGGCACCCGCATCCGCAACACCCTCCACAACACGGCCGTGGCCGACATCTTCATCCCGTCAGGCGGTAGGCCGGATACGATGAACATGTCCAACTGGAAGGAGTTCCTGCAAAAGGACGGCACTCCTTCGGCGCGCGGCATCGTCGAAGGGGCGAACATCTTCATCTCGCCGGACGCGCGCGCCATGCTCGAGCGGGCAGGGGTCCTGGCCGTGCCCGGCCCCTCGGCCAACAAGACGGGCGTCATCTGCTCCTCCTACGAAATCCTCGCCGGGCTCGTCCTCAGCGAAGAGGAGTTCATCGGAATCAAGGAGCAGTACATCGCGCAGCTTCTGGTCATTCTCCGACAGCGGGCGCGCTCCGAAGCGCATCTGCTCATGCGCGAATACAAACTGGCCGGGGGGGAACGGACCATCACCCAGCTCTCCTACGCTCTGTCCGAGTCCATCAACTCCCTGGCGGACCACGTGGACGCCGTGCTCAAGGAGTCCGTTGAGCGGGTGGCCGACGATCCGGCCCTGGTCGAGGTCCTGTTGGCCTACTGCCCGGCCGTGCTGGCGGAACGGTACCGCGACCGGTTGGTGAACGACTTGCCGCGCGCTCATCAACTGGCCTTGCTCGCTTCCTTCCTCTCCGCCAAGATGCTTTATCAGGAGGGGCTGGGGTGGGCCGACCGTCTTGTCTCTTTGCGCGACGTGCGCGAAGTCGTCCTCGGCTATCTCGCCCAGGAAAAGATCGTGGCCGGACTCATGGCGGAAGTGCGGGCCTCGGGCCTGGAACACGCCGAACTCCTCGACCGCATTCTGGATCGCGCGGCTCGCAAGGTCCTCACTTTGGACAGCCTCGGCTTGGGATAG
- a CDS encoding ABC transporter ATP-binding protein, which yields MLTAENLGKSYDGKSVISDVSFTLSEGETLAVVGPSGCGKTTLLYLLSGLSSPDVGRALLDGRPITGPASDISIILQDYGLLPWRTVIDNVALGLKIQGVGRKERMELARAQLAEVGIVGRDDDYPANLSGGEQQRVAIARAFVTRPRLTLLDEPFSSLDALTRERLQLALLDAWQARRVPYVLVTHSLEEAVMLGQRIMVMSARPARPVAVFDNPGFGDARIRDTEACFSLLRELRHTVEAQW from the coding sequence ATGCTGACTGCGGAGAATCTGGGCAAGTCCTATGACGGGAAGTCCGTCATTTCGGACGTGTCGTTCACCCTTTCGGAAGGGGAGACCCTGGCCGTTGTCGGTCCGTCCGGCTGCGGCAAGACGACTCTGCTTTATCTGTTGAGCGGGTTGTCTTCTCCGGACGTGGGACGGGCGCTTCTGGACGGCAGGCCCATAACCGGCCCGGCTTCCGACATCTCCATCATCCTTCAGGACTATGGCCTGCTCCCCTGGCGCACTGTCATCGACAACGTCGCCCTGGGGCTCAAGATTCAGGGCGTGGGCCGGAAGGAACGTATGGAGCTGGCGCGCGCCCAGCTTGCCGAAGTCGGCATCGTCGGGCGGGACGACGACTACCCGGCCAACCTCTCGGGCGGCGAACAGCAGCGGGTGGCCATCGCCCGGGCCTTCGTCACCCGTCCCCGGCTGACCCTCCTGGACGAACCCTTTTCCTCTCTGGACGCCTTGACCCGCGAGCGTTTGCAGTTGGCTCTGCTCGACGCATGGCAGGCGCGCAGGGTGCCCTATGTGTTGGTCACGCATTCCCTGGAGGAGGCGGTCATGCTCGGGCAGCGGATCATGGTCATGTCCGCCCGTCCGGCCCGGCCCGTGGCCGTGTTCGACAATCCGGGCTTCGGCGACGCGCGCATCCGCGACACCGAGGCGTGCTTCTCGCTGCTCAGGGAGCTGCGTCATACCGTGGAGGCCCAGTGGTGA
- a CDS encoding Hpt domain-containing protein, producing the protein MAMNDQVIEIFLEETAERLDSIESGLLHLETCGLDCGDETINSIFRDAHSVKAGSNLLKLTNIEDLAHKLENVLEMIRRKEIAPSEMVVTACLESVDKLRELIENVEQSETISTRLHQHMLDVAVQKTLNGE; encoded by the coding sequence ATGGCGATGAACGATCAGGTGATCGAGATTTTTCTGGAGGAAACTGCGGAGCGGCTCGACTCCATCGAATCGGGCCTGCTCCATTTGGAGACCTGCGGCCTCGACTGCGGCGACGAGACCATCAATTCAATCTTCCGCGACGCCCATTCCGTCAAGGCAGGCTCCAACCTGCTCAAGCTGACGAACATCGAGGACCTGGCCCACAAGCTGGAAAACGTCCTGGAGATGATCCGCCGAAAGGAAATAGCCCCCTCGGAGATGGTCGTCACCGCCTGCCTCGAATCCGTGGACAAGCTCCGCGAGCTCATCGAGAACGTCGAGCAGAGCGAAACCATCTCCACCCGCCTCCACCAGCACATGCTCGATGTGGCCGTACAGAAGACGCTGAACGGGGAATGA
- a CDS encoding chemotaxis protein, translating to MSRNAIDTGILLETGTNELEILEFYINEVREPGKEPVPNFFGINVAKVMQVIETPNLDPPESAPHPSFMGTIPLRDLILPVLDLSVWLELDMPKTERDIVIVTEFSKSVTGFLVSGVTEIHRVGWGEVIPPSSIISTNTDAIVGLIDKGDYFVQLLDLETILSQFEPDDGVEMAVSANEYTVLVADDSATIRAMIKANLTEANFKPIVTNNGDEALRAIMDIKARAEAEGKDVTEYVDLIISDIEMPLMDGFSLTKRIKEDPVLQALPVILYSSIITNELRHKGESVGADMQISKPDLHTIPQVALDLIEGGAR from the coding sequence ATGAGTAGAAACGCCATAGATACCGGCATTCTCCTGGAGACGGGAACCAACGAGCTCGAAATACTCGAATTCTACATCAACGAGGTTCGCGAGCCGGGAAAGGAACCCGTACCCAACTTCTTCGGCATCAACGTGGCCAAGGTCATGCAGGTCATCGAGACGCCCAACCTCGACCCGCCGGAATCCGCCCCGCATCCTTCGTTCATGGGGACCATCCCGCTGCGCGACCTCATCCTGCCGGTGCTGGACCTGTCCGTCTGGCTCGAATTGGACATGCCCAAGACGGAGCGCGACATCGTCATCGTCACCGAATTCAGCAAATCCGTGACGGGATTCCTGGTGTCGGGCGTAACCGAAATCCACCGCGTCGGCTGGGGCGAGGTCATCCCGCCCTCCAGCATCATCTCGACCAACACCGACGCCATCGTCGGCCTCATCGACAAGGGCGACTACTTCGTCCAGCTCCTGGACCTCGAGACCATCCTCTCGCAGTTCGAACCGGACGACGGTGTGGAAATGGCCGTCTCCGCCAACGAATACACGGTCCTCGTGGCCGACGATTCGGCCACCATCCGGGCCATGATAAAGGCCAACCTGACCGAGGCCAATTTCAAGCCCATCGTCACCAACAACGGCGACGAGGCCCTGCGCGCCATCATGGACATCAAGGCCAGGGCCGAAGCCGAGGGCAAGGACGTCACCGAATATGTGGATCTGATCATCTCCGACATCGAGATGCCTCTCATGGACGGCTTCAGCCTGACCAAACGGATCAAGGAAGACCCGGTCCTGCAAGCGCTGCCGGTCATCCTGTACTCGTCCATCATCACAAACGAGTTGCGGCACAAGGGTGAATCGGTGGGCGCGGACATGCAGATATCCAAACCCGACCTGCACACAATCCCGCAGGTGGCCCTCGACCTCATCGAAGGCGGTGCCCGCTGA
- a CDS encoding SO_0444 family Cu/Zn efflux transporter → MDILVNIIAESWHVLVEAAPYVLFGFFVAGLLKGFVPDSFMARHLGGKSLGAVLKAAVIGVPLPLCSCGVLPAALGLRRQGASKGATTAFMISTPETGVDSMAVTYALIDPLMTVIRPVAATITAVFAGLLINAFPDDKAEAQPLAGLAGSSAGCTGCGCGGSCASAPSPTVAGRFMAGMRHAFGEMIEDIGRWLLVGVVIAGIISAAIPENALDSYVGTGMFSYLVMLVVALPLYVCATASTPIAASLLLKGLSPGAALVFLLAGPATNGATITVMLKTLGKRAAGLYVASIVVCSLVLAWVTDHIYVALGLDIRAVVSDVSELLPHWIGVASALLTLALVAKSFLPGHSHGHSHGH, encoded by the coding sequence ATCGATATTTTAGTCAATATTATTGCCGAGTCATGGCATGTTCTGGTTGAGGCCGCACCGTATGTGCTCTTCGGTTTTTTCGTGGCCGGTCTGCTCAAGGGATTCGTCCCCGATTCATTCATGGCCCGCCATCTGGGCGGAAAATCGCTGGGCGCGGTGCTCAAGGCGGCGGTCATCGGCGTGCCGCTGCCCCTGTGCTCCTGCGGCGTGCTGCCTGCGGCGCTCGGTCTGCGCAGGCAGGGCGCCAGCAAGGGGGCGACCACGGCCTTCATGATCTCCACCCCCGAGACGGGCGTGGATTCCATGGCCGTGACGTATGCGCTCATCGATCCGCTAATGACCGTCATCCGTCCCGTGGCCGCGACAATCACCGCCGTTTTTGCGGGGCTGCTCATCAACGCCTTCCCTGACGACAAGGCGGAGGCCCAGCCCCTCGCCGGTCTCGCAGGGAGTTCGGCAGGCTGCACCGGCTGCGGCTGTGGCGGTTCCTGCGCGTCCGCGCCCTCTCCGACCGTGGCGGGGCGTTTCATGGCAGGGATGCGCCACGCCTTCGGAGAGATGATAGAGGATATCGGCCGCTGGCTGCTGGTTGGCGTCGTCATCGCCGGGATCATTTCGGCGGCCATTCCCGAGAATGCGCTGGATAGTTATGTGGGCACCGGCATGTTTTCCTATCTTGTTATGCTGGTCGTGGCCCTGCCGCTCTATGTTTGCGCCACGGCCTCCACTCCCATAGCGGCCTCGCTTTTGCTCAAGGGCCTTTCGCCGGGTGCGGCTTTGGTCTTTCTTCTGGCGGGACCGGCCACCAACGGGGCGACCATCACGGTCATGCTCAAGACCCTGGGCAAGCGGGCCGCCGGGCTGTATGTGGCTTCAATCGTCGTCTGTTCCCTGGTCCTGGCCTGGGTTACGGACCACATCTATGTCGCGCTCGGCCTGGACATCCGCGCCGTGGTGTCCGATGTGAGCGAGCTGTTGCCGCACTGGATTGGCGTGGCGTCCGCCTTGCTTACCTTGGCGCTGGTGGCCAAGAGCTTCCTGCCTGGCCATTCCCATGGTCATTCCCACGGCCATTAG
- a CDS encoding bacteriohemerythrin, producing the protein MPLIQWDETMAVGMEELDEQHMELIDLINEVYEAIQRHDEPMMSRILEKTRNYSDAHFETEEAILRSYGYPKTEEHGEQHRTFTAKLDEFKRNMHTTANLSQVFIFLSRWLSNHIMNEDREFIPWLPETNDEGA; encoded by the coding sequence ATGCCCCTGATTCAATGGGACGAAACCATGGCCGTCGGCATGGAAGAGCTGGATGAACAGCACATGGAACTCATCGACCTCATCAACGAGGTTTATGAAGCCATCCAGCGCCACGACGAACCGATGATGTCCCGGATTCTCGAAAAGACGCGCAACTATTCCGACGCCCATTTCGAAACCGAAGAAGCGATCCTGCGCAGTTACGGCTACCCGAAAACCGAGGAGCACGGCGAACAGCATCGCACCTTCACCGCCAAATTGGACGAGTTCAAGCGCAACATGCACACCACGGCCAACCTCTCCCAGGTCTTCATTTTTCTCAGCCGCTGGCTAAGCAACCACATCATGAACGAAGACCGGGAATTCATCCCCTGGCTTCCGGAAACGAACGACGAGGGAGCGTAA
- a CDS encoding ABC transporter substrate-binding protein produces MKKILLAVAVVLALATTVRAENIKIRFGILPVIDTLPLQVADREGLFSRHGLDVSLVRFMSALERDTAMQAGQIDGYFGDLVATYLLLDRGVPMHIVLTSWRTTPGYPMFGIALSPAGRDRTLAEMKGRTLTLSKSTVMEFLADKLEDRFGVGHDYFERVEVKKLPIRLQMLLTDQMDAALLPEPLLSLARLKGGSVLTTAENLDLPLTVLCLHKQYFDNGGDAYAKFMAAYGEAVRLLAENPEKYRPLMAETCRIPKPLISRFPVYPFPAPALPASSELAEVQDWMVAQGLLKKRVPDAVALPPEIK; encoded by the coding sequence ATGAAGAAAATACTCCTCGCCGTGGCCGTGGTTCTGGCCCTGGCCACCACCGTTCGCGCGGAAAATATCAAAATTCGTTTCGGCATCCTGCCGGTTATCGACACGTTGCCGTTGCAGGTGGCCGACAGGGAAGGGCTGTTCTCCCGCCATGGGCTGGACGTGAGCCTGGTCCGCTTCATGTCCGCGCTGGAGCGCGACACGGCCATGCAGGCGGGGCAGATCGACGGCTATTTCGGTGATCTGGTCGCCACATATCTGCTTTTGGACCGGGGTGTGCCCATGCACATCGTCCTGACATCCTGGCGCACCACGCCGGGCTATCCCATGTTCGGCATCGCGCTGTCGCCCGCCGGGCGCGACCGGACTCTGGCCGAAATGAAGGGCCGCACCCTGACGTTGTCCAAATCCACGGTGATGGAGTTTCTGGCCGACAAGCTGGAGGATCGTTTCGGCGTGGGGCACGACTATTTCGAGCGGGTGGAAGTCAAGAAACTGCCCATCCGCCTCCAGATGCTCCTGACCGACCAGATGGACGCAGCACTGTTGCCCGAGCCGCTTCTCTCCCTGGCCCGACTCAAGGGCGGCAGCGTCCTGACCACTGCCGAGAATCTGGATTTGCCCCTGACCGTGCTTTGCCTGCACAAGCAATATTTCGACAACGGCGGGGACGCCTATGCCAAGTTCATGGCCGCCTACGGCGAGGCGGTCCGTCTCCTGGCCGAGAACCCGGAGAAGTACCGTCCGCTGATGGCCGAGACCTGCCGCATTCCCAAACCGCTGATTTCCCGGTTCCCGGTGTATCCGTTCCCCGCGCCCGCGCTGCCCGCGTCGTCGGAGCTGGCCGAGGTCCAGGATTGGATGGTGGCCCAGGGGTTGCTCAAGAAGCGCGTGCCCGACGCCGTGGCGCTGCCCCCGGAGATCAAGTAG
- a CDS encoding UbiD family decarboxylase: MGYRNTRECLDALEAEGDLVRIEKSVDADLEIGAIQRRVFKANGPALLFSNVRGCRFPMAANLYGTRERMRFIFRDTVEMVERLMKLKLDPMECLRHPWRYLGAPKTAWHTMPRTVSNGPVMANETAISSLPALKSWPMDGGPYVTLPQVYSENPSAPGFAGSNLGMYRVQLSGNEFEKDREVGLHYQIHRGIGHHHAEAIKRGESLKVNIAVGGAPAMTVAAMMPLPEGLAELFFAGALGGHRIPMVRRPGGLPIPAEADFCICGTVIQGLERPEGPFGDHLGYYSLAHDFPVLRVDKVYHRDDAVWPFTTVGRPPQEDTLFGAFVHELTAELVPSVFAGVHEVHAVDAAGVHPLLLAVGSERYVPYAAERQPQELLTNAMALLGNTQTSLSKYVLIVAREDLPAGIGCHDVPEFFRHLLERADLTRDLHFITRTTIDTLDYSGISLNQGSKLILAVAGSRKRELASEVPGGLDLPRGFRDPQVFAPGILVIKGPKHRRKRDQQDPALERLGEMLGKVPGIEGFPLIVVADDAEFAAKNWDNFLWVAFTRSDPATDIYGAGAFTHAKHWGAEKALVVDARLKTYHAPPLEEDPEVEKRVDELGAKGGPLHGII, from the coding sequence ATGGGATACAGGAATACGCGTGAATGCCTCGACGCCCTTGAGGCAGAGGGGGACCTCGTCCGCATCGAAAAGAGTGTGGACGCGGACCTGGAGATAGGAGCCATCCAGCGCAGGGTTTTCAAGGCCAACGGCCCGGCCCTGCTCTTCAGCAATGTCCGGGGATGCCGATTCCCCATGGCCGCCAACCTGTACGGCACTCGCGAGCGGATGCGCTTCATCTTTCGCGACACCGTGGAAATGGTGGAGCGGTTGATGAAGCTCAAGCTTGATCCCATGGAGTGTTTGCGTCACCCCTGGCGATACCTCGGCGCGCCTAAAACCGCCTGGCACACCATGCCCAGGACCGTCTCGAACGGGCCGGTCATGGCCAACGAAACGGCCATTTCCAGTCTGCCCGCGCTCAAGTCCTGGCCCATGGACGGCGGCCCTTACGTGACGTTGCCCCAGGTGTATTCGGAAAATCCCTCCGCGCCGGGCTTTGCCGGATCGAATCTGGGCATGTATCGCGTCCAGCTTTCGGGCAACGAGTTTGAAAAAGACCGTGAGGTGGGGCTGCACTATCAGATTCACCGGGGCATCGGACATCATCATGCCGAGGCCATCAAGCGGGGCGAGTCCCTCAAGGTGAACATCGCGGTCGGCGGTGCTCCCGCCATGACCGTGGCAGCCATGATGCCCCTGCCCGAGGGGCTGGCCGAACTCTTTTTCGCAGGGGCGCTGGGCGGCCACCGCATTCCCATGGTCAGGCGGCCCGGCGGTCTGCCCATTCCGGCCGAAGCCGATTTCTGCATTTGCGGAACCGTGATCCAGGGCTTGGAGAGGCCCGAGGGGCCGTTCGGCGATCATCTGGGGTACTACAGTCTGGCCCACGACTTTCCCGTTCTCAGGGTGGACAAGGTCTACCATCGCGACGACGCGGTCTGGCCTTTCACCACGGTGGGACGTCCTCCTCAGGAAGACACCCTGTTCGGCGCATTTGTTCATGAGCTGACCGCCGAGCTGGTCCCGTCGGTTTTCGCCGGCGTGCACGAAGTCCATGCGGTGGATGCGGCAGGCGTGCACCCGCTGCTTCTGGCCGTTGGCAGTGAACGGTATGTGCCGTACGCGGCCGAGCGGCAGCCCCAGGAACTCTTGACCAACGCCATGGCCCTGCTCGGCAACACCCAGACGTCGCTGTCCAAGTATGTGCTCATCGTCGCGCGGGAGGATCTGCCCGCCGGGATCGGCTGCCACGACGTGCCGGAGTTTTTCCGCCATTTGTTGGAACGGGCGGATTTGACCCGCGATCTGCATTTCATCACCCGGACCACCATAGACACCCTGGATTACTCCGGCATCAGCCTGAACCAGGGCTCCAAGCTCATCCTGGCCGTGGCCGGAAGCCGCAAGCGCGAGTTGGCCTCGGAAGTGCCTGGCGGACTCGACCTGCCGCGCGGTTTCCGCGATCCGCAAGTCTTTGCGCCGGGGATTCTGGTCATCAAGGGGCCCAAGCATCGCCGCAAGCGGGACCAGCAGGACCCCGCCCTGGAGCGGCTGGGCGAAATGCTGGGGAAGGTCCCCGGCATCGAGGGGTTCCCCCTGATCGTCGTGGCCGACGACGCGGAATTCGCTGCGAAGAACTGGGATAATTTCCTCTGGGTGGCCTTCACCCGGTCCGATCCGGCCACCGACATTTACGGCGCGGGCGCATTCACCCACGCCAAGCACTGGGGCGCGGAAAAGGCGCTCGTCGTCGACGCCCGCCTCAAGACCTATCACGCCCCGCCCCTTGAGGAAGACCCGGAAGTGGAGAAGCGGGTGGACGAACTGGGCGCCAAGGGCGGCCCCTTGCACGGCATCATCTAA
- a CDS encoding ABC transporter permease, protein MLRYGLVILVLGVLWKLAALSLGGVVLPHPEDALAALAEAMTTRIFWEHFGVSLYRSVTAMALAWVIAFPLGLVMGSVRRVDKIMAPFVFLTYPVPKIVLLPIFLLLLGLGDTSKIAMIALILGYQILVTTRDGVRSIHPKYFDSVRSLGGSRMDVLLEVLLPAALPHGFTALRLGTGVSVAVLFFVESFATTRGLGYMIMDAWGAMDYLTMFSGILGMSIMGAALYEVANVLERKACRWMFLRAKD, encoded by the coding sequence ATGTTGCGCTACGGCCTCGTGATCCTGGTCCTGGGCGTCTTGTGGAAACTGGCGGCCCTGTCCCTGGGCGGAGTCGTCCTGCCGCATCCCGAGGACGCTTTGGCCGCTCTCGCCGAGGCCATGACCACGCGAATTTTCTGGGAGCATTTCGGGGTCAGCCTGTACCGTTCGGTGACCGCCATGGCGCTGGCCTGGGTGATCGCCTTTCCCCTGGGGCTGGTTATGGGCAGCGTCAGGCGGGTGGACAAGATCATGGCTCCTTTCGTTTTTTTGACCTATCCCGTGCCCAAGATCGTGCTTCTGCCCATCTTTCTGCTGTTGCTCGGGTTGGGCGACACTTCCAAGATCGCCATGATAGCCCTTATCCTCGGCTACCAGATCCTGGTCACAACCCGCGACGGGGTGCGCTCCATCCATCCCAAGTATTTCGACTCGGTCCGCTCCCTGGGCGGCTCCAGGATGGACGTTCTGCTTGAGGTCCTGCTTCCGGCGGCCCTGCCGCATGGATTCACGGCCCTCCGGCTCGGCACCGGCGTGTCCGTGGCCGTGCTTTTTTTCGTGGAATCCTTTGCCACCACCAGGGGGCTGGGCTATATGATTATGGATGCCTGGGGGGCCATGGATTATTTGACCATGTTCTCGGGTATCCTGGGAATGTCCATCATGGGCGCGGCCTTGTATGAGGTCGCCAACGTGCTGGAGCGCAAGGCGTGCAGGTGGATGTTCCTGCGCGCCAAGGATTGA